A window of Chlorobium phaeobacteroides DSM 266 genomic DNA:
GCAGCGAGCCGCTGCTTTATCGGCTTGTCGAAACACTTGCGGCATCGATGGGCGACGTGTTTCCTGAGTTACGAAAACAACAGCAAGCCGTTTCAAGAATTATCAGGGCTGAAGAGGAGAGTTTTCTTGCGACGCTCGACCGCGGCATTGAGATTTTCAATGAGCTCATTGCTGCTGTCCGCTCAAGAGGGACAACGGTTGTCAGTGGCGACGATGCGTTCAGGCTGTACGATACATTCGGGTTTCCGCTTGATCTGACTCGCCTGATGGCTGCGGAAGCCGGCTTCGAAGTCGATGAAGAGGGATTTGATCGATGTATGAAGGAGCAGAAAACCCGTGCGCGTCAGGATCGGAGAGATAAACAGCATCTTAAGGGCGACGAAGGGGAGTGGACATGGTTTTCCGCGGAAAGAACTTCGGTATTTACCGGGTATCATTCACTTGAAGAGCTTGCTTCCATTACAGGAGTGAGCATATTTTCTGACAGATTGCTTGTGGTGCTTGACCGCACCCCGTTTTATGCCGAAAGCGGCGGACAGTGCGGCGACCGCGGATGGATAGAAACTGCGGCATATCGGCTGAGGGTATCCGATACCCGAAAGGACGGCGACATGATTGTTCACCTGGTAACAGAGGTACGCGATTCCGTGAGCGACGGCGCGATCAGTCCGGCAGATCTCTCATTTGACGAGGGAAAACTCGCCTGCAGGGCATCGGTTGATCGGTCTGACCGACAGGGAACCGAGCGGAACCATACCGCGACACACCTGTTGCATGCCGCGTTGCGCCGGACCCTCGGTCAGCATGTACAGCAAAAAGGCTCCTTTGTCAGCTCCGAGCGTCTCCGGTTCGATTTCAGCCATTTCGCCAGGCTTACTTCTGAGGAGCTTGCGATCGTCGAATCCGAGGTCAACGAACAGATCCGGAGCGCCGAACCGGTAGTAAAACATCAGGACATCCCATACGACGAAGCGATCGCCAGAGGCGCGCTTGCTTTTTTCGGCGACAAATATGCCGACAGGGTAAGGGTTGTTGAGATTGCGGGCCTTTCTGTCGAGCTTTGCGGCGGAACTCATGTGGACAGTATCGGCCAGATCGGTCTGTTCAAGATTGTCAGCGAATCGTCGGTTGCTTCCGGCGTGCGCCGTATCGAGGCATTGACCGGAAAGGCAGCCGAGGTGCTTCTCTGGAAAGAGTACCGCGAATTGCAGGATATCCGCCAGATGCTGAAGCTGAAAGCCGACGAAGAGGTGATCGGCAGGATCGCCGAACTTGCGGATTCGAAAAAAGAACTTGAAAAACAATTGCAGGTATACCGTACCGAGGCCCTTTCCGGAATATTGCAGCGATCTCTCGATGCT
This region includes:
- the alaS gene encoding alanine--tRNA ligase, whose translation is MNSREIRQSFLDFFDRKGHTIVRSAPVIPLDDPTLLFTNAGMNQFKDVFLDKGTRPYVRAADTQKCIRASGKHNDLEDVGRDTYHHTFFEMLGNWSFGDYYKKEAISWAWELLTSVWHLPKERLYATVYYDDEESYLLWQEETDIPHDHIIKFDEKDNFWEMGETGPCGPCSEIHIDLTEDGSGKPLVNAGDYRVIELWNLVFIQYNRQADGRLEPLPQKHVDTGMGFERVCAVMQGKASNYDTDVFRPLFDRITEITGVSYNASLDDPSDIAMRVLADHARTLTFALTDGAMPSNEGRGYVLRRILRRALRYSKTLGCSEPLLYRLVETLAASMGDVFPELRKQQQAVSRIIRAEEESFLATLDRGIEIFNELIAAVRSRGTTVVSGDDAFRLYDTFGFPLDLTRLMAAEAGFEVDEEGFDRCMKEQKTRARQDRRDKQHLKGDEGEWTWFSAERTSVFTGYHSLEELASITGVSIFSDRLLVVLDRTPFYAESGGQCGDRGWIETAAYRLRVSDTRKDGDMIVHLVTEVRDSVSDGAISPADLSFDEGKLACRASVDRSDRQGTERNHTATHLLHAALRRTLGQHVQQKGSFVSSERLRFDFSHFARLTSEELAIVESEVNEQIRSAEPVVKHQDIPYDEAIARGALAFFGDKYADRVRVVEIAGLSVELCGGTHVDSIGQIGLFKIVSESSVASGVRRIEALTGKAAEVLLWKEYRELQDIRQMLKLKADEEVIGRIAELADSKKELEKQLQVYRTEALSGILQRSLDAAESVGSIRFMTLRLEHVDQDSLRQAVLALREKDPASTGLLCTEEDGKVSLTAFAGERAVGEFGLDAGKLVREAAAFVRGGGGGKPEFATAGGKDPEGIQKAFDSFAASVREKVSAK